agtttgcttttgttttgtacacGTCCGGGTCGCATCTTTGTGCCCAATGGTACGATTCTCTCCATCCCAGACGCGTCCTTCACGGATGACTGTAGGTcggaaaaacaaattgcacttCTTTTTGGACACATCCTTTCGTTCGGCATTTGCTCTTCTTGACCCTGCCGCGATCGCGTAGCGTGATCTTGACTTccatttagctgcagcatggCACAAAGCGGCAGTTGAGCATATACCGGGCAATTATCAGCAAACCCGATGTCGCATGGCTACAAACTGACCACCTCTAGCGTACAGTTCTTATAATCTAATCATTGtacagtgtgtttgtgtttgtattttctaAAGAGAACCACCTAGACAATAACATGACGACACATCCACACATTGTGCAGCTTTTACTTGGTAGCCGGCAACACATACCGCAAACAAATAATGAGAGTGAAAGTGATAGAGGTCTTATCGCGGTATGCAAAATGGATGATTTCATCCGTTTAATAGACCCCGAGACATTCCGTTTGAAGTTGACATTGTCTGCAGGTCATCTCAGCAGGAACACAAGTAGCTGGTTTGCTGGAAATGCCCAATGAGTGACACATTGGACACATTGACGCATCTCATTAGTAGATCCCCAGCGAAGATTTACCGGAAGATTCCATTATCAACTAGGCCCCCCCTAGCTCCCGggcaaagaaagcaaacgaaTAAGGGGAAAGCATATTATTTCCTTATAGGAGTTCTTCGCCTATTTTCGATCGGGATCGGTTGTGCGTATCAATCGAGCTTTAAACAGCTGATAGGATGAGACACAGTCTGTAACGTTCGCCCGAAACGCATCACGTGCCAATTGCCGTAGCTCCCGTGCGGGGCCGTGGCGTAGTGAACGACGACACTGGTGTATGATATTTTCTGCGGCGGAGGGCAGGTGATATGGCAGCATGCCAATCAGTGTAGATAACCTAATTGAAGATATACGTTTGCAAACACACCGAACCGAAAGGGGTGACAAAGTCTGATAGGCAATTGAATTTCttgttgcttttcttcttGAACAGGTACCCATGATAACGACGTACCAAGACGGGAAAGCAACTTACGATAAGGCGCAGAAGCGTTTGTGACCGTGGAGCAGCAACGACcgacagcagcggcagcagcagcagcagtatcgaGGACGATCTTGCAGTGAGGCACAGTTTCCAGAACCACACTGTTGCTCCCTCCTGAGCCGGACACCTACCCCTTTGTGGTGGTCCCACTGCGTAGCGCAGTAGTGTTAGTACGACCATGGCCAGTCCTTCATGTTGGCGCATTCTGACCCGCAGGAAAGTGCTCTCCTTCGATGGGAGCTCGGAGAAGCTGGGCCGGATACTGAATACCTTTGACCTCACGGCGCTCGGTGTGGGCGCCACGCTCGGGGTCGGTGTGTACGTGCTCGCTGGCCATGTCTCGAAGGATCAAGCTGGTCCGTCGGTCGTGCTGTCGTTTTTGATTGCAGCGGCGGCGTCCTTTCTGGCTGGTAGGAGACACAATTTATAGAGCTGGCTCATTCTCCGCATCAGAACGGAACACTAACGAAGTATGTCTTGCAGGGCTGTGCTACGCTGAGTTCGGAGCACGCGTCCCCAAGTCAGGATCGGCGTACATCTACAGCTACGTGTGCATCGGTGAGTTTATGGCGTTCATCATCGGCTGGAACCTGATGCTGGAGTACATCATTGGATCGGCGAGTGTGTCACGGGGCCTGAGTCTGTACATAGACACGCTGGCAAACGATACGATGAAGACGCGCTTCCTCGAGGTGGCGCCTATCGAGTGGGACTTTATGTCTAGCTACTTTGACTTTTTCGCCTTCACTGTCGCGATCTTGCTTGGCAGTGAGTATAGAGACAGAATTAAGTGCGTACGCTACTTCAACATGCTCTAACGCCTTCTATTGCTATTTCGTCTTCCTCCACAGTCGCACTGGCATTTGGCCTCAAAAAGTCTACCATGGTCAACAATGCCTTTACCGTGCTTAATCTCTTTATCGTGCTGTTCGTCATCATAGCGGGCGCCATTAAGGCTGATCCGGAAAACTGGCGCATAAAGCCGGAAAACGTGTCCAGCCTGTACAACGCGGGCGAGGGAGGCTTTTTCCCGTTCGGGTTCGAGGGAACGCTCCGCGGCGCTGCTACCTGTTTCTTTGGCTTCGTCGGGTTCGACTGCATTGCGACGACGGGCGAGGAAGTGCGCAATCCACGTAAGGCAATCCCGCGAGCGATCCTGTGCTCGTTGACGATCATCTTCCTCGCCTACTTCGGTGTCTCCACGGTGCTGACGCTCGTTTGGCCGTACTACAAACAGGACGTTAACGCTCCGCTGCCGCACGTTTTCAACGAAATTGGTTGGCACTTTGCCAAATGGATTGTGGCCATCGGGGGTATCATCGGGCTGGTGGCAAGCTTGTTCGGGGCCATGTTTCCACAGCCGCGTATCATCTACGCTATGGCACAGGACAGGCTGATCTTCCGGGTGCTGGGTGAGGTTAGTCCACGGTTTAAGACGCCCGTTTTTGGGACGCTCTGTGCAGCCATGCTTACCGGTACGTTGGGCGGTCTGTTCGATCTGAAAGCGTTGGTCAACATGCTGTCGATCGGAACGCTAATGGCGTACACGGTCGTAGCGATCTCGATACTCATTCTAAGGTAGGTATCATGAAACGTTATAACCGTTTCGCTATAACTGTACCAAACACGTGAAACTGTCTCCATATGCCAATCAACCTAATGTGTGCTCCATTACCGTTAAAGCAGTGAAACTTTGGAACGCCCACCCCCCTCTTCTTTTTTACGACAACCGAACATGTCAGCCTAATGTTCCACCACATCCATCGCTATTTGGCGGTGGCAACCTTCACCGAGTGAAATGAAGCCTGACttgatggtggtatggttTGCTACTTGGCAGCTACTTGTTTTCATCActcttctttttgtgtttcggAAGCTTTACGAAGCTCAAGTGTTTTATATTACATGCCATGCCTGCATCCCATAACGTGCTGTTTGCTTTTGGAAAATGGTcagaaaggaaggaaggaaggtgCACCTGATGTGCTGTTTACTGCTGATTGAAGGTTCACACTAATTTTGACCTTGCGTTttggcgcaaaaaaaaacttttccaaGCTCAATATTCAAAGCGCGTTATAATCGCgcctatatatatatatatatatatatatatatataatcgCGCCTATAAAACATTGATGTTGTGTGGGAAAAGCGAGGAACAAAACTCAAGTTTAGGTTGAAATCGTTATCTTCGTTAGCATCTTCACAATAGAGAGGGAAACGAAACCTGACGATGAAAATTAACGTCATCATTCGTGCTGATCGATGTATTTCCTGTGCTTATACTTCTCTGTTTCCGGCAGATTTTCCGAAAACCCCGATCCAGCCATTCCCTCTACCAGCACTCGAGACCCGTACGAGTCATCGAACCTACTGAAGGCACGTGAACGTGTTACCGGTTCCGCTTTCTTCAAGCAGCTGTTCAATCTGTCCTGCATTCGTTTACCGACGAACGTGTCCAGCAGTGTGGTCGGAGTGCTGGTGACAATCTACTGTAAGTTATACTTCCCATGCGGTAAGAGGTTTCAGTTTCAAGCGATTGTGTTATACCTTTTTTGTAGGTCTACTAGCGATTGCACTTTCGCTCACGATCTTCTACGCTAAAGACGCAATCTTCTACGATATGGAACTGTGGGCCTGGATACTGTTCGGAGTACTGCTCGGTCTGACGCtgcttgtgctgctgctcatcTCGATACAGCCACGGGAAAGGGCGGATGCACCGTTTCGAGTGCCGCTAGTGCCGCTGCTACCGGGGATCAGTATTTTTGTGAACATTTatctgatgctgatgctggacGTCTACACCTGGATACGCTTTGGCATATGGATGGGAATTGGTAAGAGTGCTTTTATGCCTGCTTTTTGGTATTATACTATATTTATACACTCACCTGCAACCTACAGCAGCatagaagtagtagtagtagtagtagtagtagtagtagtagtagtagtagtagtagtagtagtagtagtagtagaagtagtagtagtagtagaagtagtagtagtagtagtagtagtagcagtagtcgATCAATTTAACTAAGCTCACTCATACAACACGCTAAATAGATCCCTTCGTCCTGTAGTGTAACCACTAACCTGTTTGCATGCAACCTTTCTTCCCTTCTCTTTTATACGTTCCCCGATTGGTTGCTTACTGCCAAATTTAATCGATGCATGCACCGTATCCCTTCATTGTTGGATTCCAATCACCTAGGACTAGTTATCTACTTTACCTGCGTTTGCTGTAACAAGCGGGCAGCGAAAAATCCCGATGTGCGTGTGCCACATTTCCCTCCCGTAGAGACCACTTCCGAAATGGGCTATCGAAGgaatgatgatggtgaggATGATGATCATACGGCAGATCTAGAAAATGGATCCGTAACAGTAACCGGCTCGGACCTTACTGTTCGCGAGCACACTAACTATCCTCAGCAGAATGGATACTATACACAGAATCTAAGCACAGCTATATCGGTTGAAACAGCCGAAAAGGAAGCACGAATGATGGAACTGAAACCGACGCTCCCCACAAAGGAGGTGGTCATTGCTCAGACTGTTTTAGCTGCTGCAGGTACTGTTTCCGAGCCGGAAGAGGAGCAGCGTCAAATGAAACAACCGAGATCGAACGCGTCAACACCAAAGAGTAGCTTCGATGAGATTATACCACTGTCCGAGGAAACGGTTCGTGGGTTTAAGGAAAAGGTTGAACCTAATGGGAAGGTTTACTTTGTGACACAGGAACAAGAAAGTGGTGAACAACGAGACAAACATAAAGTAATGCCACTAAGTAGTGGGGAATCCATCGAACCTGTCTCGATAACGGACGAGAAGGAAACTTCCCGAGCGATCGCGTTTTTAGATCACATACTAGACGATGAAGACACGCTACCGTCCGGCGAGGAAGGTCTCAGCTCGGGAAACTACATCCCCAGAACACCGAACGGTGATGATGAGTCGTTGGCTAGTCCCGTTTTTCGTGAGCAATCGGTCATTGCCGATATTCACCGGGCGGACGATAGTATCGTGGAAGTGCAACAGGAAATGGCTAAAGCCGATGCGGAAGAGCCTACCTCTACCTCAGTCAACGATCACCAGCCAGAGGAACAGAAAGTAGTGCAAGATATCAAGGCCGATTCTGATAAAGAAACGCAACCTCCTACGATAGTGATAGCTAGTGAAGATGGTCCCACCGATGTTGGAACCGATAAGCAGAAGGTAAAGCCACGTGTCATGTATATCGCGGGAATGGGAGAAGACGGAGCACCGGCACCGAAGGAGCTGACCGAAGAAGAGCAAGACTACATCAACTTCCGAGCGGCAGAGAAGGAACGGTTTATGAACCGGTTAAGCACGCTGCTCGTTAATCCAGTTAAAGCACCTCTAAAGCGTCTACAGCAGCCGGATGAGACGCGGCTGGAAGAGGAGCAAGACTATTCTGCCCGGCAAGAGGCCACGGTATCCGTGCCACCAACTGTACCGGGCATTAGCCGTTCCACCAGTGAACCGAGCTTCGTACTGTTGCGAAACAAGCTAAGTCACTCTAACTCCCCGCAGGAAAGCGAAACGGACGAACCGGAAGTCGACCGGGTACGATCCGAGTACAGCAGCGTGGTGATACCTCCCGCACCCAAGTTTGACGAAACGCTGTTCAACACTATCCGTGCCGGGTCAGTTATACCGGGCACACCGAAGAGTCCCATCCCGGCCGCACCCATCTTCGATCCGGTGCTGTTCAACACGCTCGGCAAAGGAAAATCCCAACGAGCATCGATTCTCCCAACGGAAGCAACACAACCAACAACGGGAGCGGTCCCGACACCGGCTGCAACTCCCACTGAGGGACAATATTATGAAGTGGAGTTGAAAAAGCTGAAACCTGTACCCAGCTCCACGACCATACTGGTCACCACTCTCAAACCACGCGATGAACCTACCAGCCCCGAACCGACTTCACCATCCTCCTCTAATCCACGCGATGCTTTCAAATCGCGGCTGGAGAAGATTCTACTGCGTGGACCGCTGGACGCAACGGGTCGCCCGAAAACGTTGCAACCGAGCATGATGGCAGCGGTCAGTGAAGATAACCTTCAGCGACCAATTGGTGAACAACAACCACCGGCATCCAGCACGGATTCGGGACTCAGTATGGGTTCGTCCAGCAATTCGCTAGCTCCCGCCACACCGCGGGATGCAGCAAAACCGCGGGACGAAAGCTTCCGTGACCGGGCGCGCGGGTTCGATACGgcgaaaaagaaacagaagcTCCTGTTCGACGACGTGCTCAAGTCGATCAATCCCGAGACGCGTCCAAGCAGCATACGCAACTCGGTCGAGCATCGGGTGTCGTTCCGCAACTTCAAGGACGGTCTCAGAAAAACGGTACCACCGAAACAGTTTCTGCCCGACGCTTAGAGAGCGACACTGACTGTAGATTTGACGCTAGTCCCACCATTATTTTATCTCCCTTTATTAATCTGCCCGCCTGCCTGCTTACTGATGGTATGCTGTTAACATACGTACCCGTATCGTCTAACACCTTCTACCCTCTGCTCTGATCCGTAGTCGAGCTAACATGACACCATGCAACACCCTGGCATGCAAATCATTGTAACTCGTAACCCATCCACGACCTGCATGCATAACTGTATGATGTTCCTTCAATGCAATTGTTAACTTaccttgtttgtttttcgatgGTAGGATTGTCGCTGTACGCGTTCTATGGTTTCAAGAACAGCTATAGAGAAGTGTACGCCAGCCAGTTCGGGTGGACCAAGCTGAAGTACGTCCACTAGCGGCGCATGGAAGGCTGTCATtcgatttagtttttttttttcaacgatTTGCTGATACAACCAACCATAAATAGGCTAGATACAGGAAGCGTGATATTTAAGCAGCATAGTTCCCATACCACCATTCCACCAACGTACCAACATGGCCATCGTTCAGGATCAGCGGAATAGGTTTATGTTAGTAGAAGAGGAGGTTAATGTGCAGCATGCGACTATTAGTAAACCGCgtgatatattttgtttcactgCAATTACTAAACTTGATTGTAATGTTCGAGCATTGTTGGTAAGCTAAACGAGGTACAAGATTTCGACGATCGGTTTGCCATGTTTGGTAGGCAGCATAGCATAGCATTAGATTTTGTATTCGTTTTGCCATAACACACCATTTTAAAAAGTGTGCACAAGACACGAGCTATAGAACCGAAGGCAAACCGAGTCGTTTGCGAAGCCCACGTAGGCTTCTGTAATGGCTGGATGTAGGAGAGAAAATccagttgattttttttttcaaaaattgattttaatttatttactgtGTGTAAATAGGCACACGGTTTACTCTAGTGTGAAAAAGGACCAGTTTAGTGTGACCACGATGTGTTAATTGATTAGCAGATACGTTTAGATAGTGCTCTATTCTACATAGGATAGGATGAGTGTAGGACTTAGTACGAGCCTGTAGTACGTGCTCAGTACTTCGAACGAAATTGGACCGCTTCACTCTATGGTACACTTCGAGACGCTATACGAAGTAACCTGAACGAGTGAATGGTGTATACGAAAATAAACGAACTACCTTGATCATATGCGATCGAGCAATGTATAAACACCGCACGGGAGCTACTGTTTTCTCTTGTGTACATATTCCCATCGTGTTCTAGGTAAGTTTATAAACTTTCTACAGATTATTGTCACGTTACACTGCAACACTGCTTTTGTTGTCGGAACAACCGTCGTCGGCCAAGGCCTACCTAAAGGTTTATCGTATGATCAAGTAAAAGTTTTGCAACGGTTTTCTATTCATGTTTTAATCACATTTCACGgattcttttttattaaaatttggcTTAGTAGATTTAGTAGATTAAAGCTCTATAGGCATACCAAGCCGGTTAACTTGTATGACTTAacaatatgcccgtcatgaattcaagccccaaatagagaccgtgccgccatacgtaggactaactatcctgctatggggggtaatccaaatgtcactgaaagccaagcccacaagtattACAGGCAggaccttgaccgacaacggttgttgagccaaaagaagaagaagaagaggcaTACCAAGATCagatcaagaaaaaaaacttctgcagcCATATTTCATAAGTTAACCCAtttatattttcatcattAGCATTGTTGCTGAGGCTTTTCTGTTGGCGAAGTAAAAGATCAAACTAATAATACAGAGCCTCAGATTATCTTGTGCTGTATTGTGGAAGATCTTCGTAGGGGATCTGTGCAAATATACGATCATTCGATTGAAGTCTCTCGAAATTTCACTCAAAGTGGATCAAGTAACGTACCATAGAATGCGTTACGTATTGCCCTCTGATATATTTTACTCCCTCGAAATACTGCGATGGATACTTTAGCGATAGACGCAGGCACAAATAGATAGATGATGTGAACAAATCGCCACAACTCACACAAACGCCACTCGCCTTGAAAAACACAGTTGTTGCAAACAAATATGAATTCAGTGTTAGACGACGTTCGCTAATCGATCACTTAATCGTATCGTTTGAATCGCTTTCTATCATAAATCCAAAACGAACTAATTTTACGCCCACTTTGATTGGTtggttttcgtttgtttgtttttatttttttgttcctttttattGGTTTGTAATCACATTTATTAGTATATTTCCTACTAACATTGTAACACCTGAATCAAATAATCAAAACACCTTTAAGCTATCGACTTTTTGTTTATTCCTTTTTCCGTTACCACCATTACTAGTGCAGTGTCTTGTCCGATGTTTTTCTTCACTGGTTTTGTTCGTGTGATCTCATTTCATCTTCGTTTCCAATTGCCCATCCTTCATGAACTTGGTACTATCTTTAAGCAGttgctttccatttttgcAGCTCTTTACCATTACCAGCAATTGGGTATGCTCATTCTTGCCCCCtttgtttgtggtgtgttAAGCACCGTTTCCCAGTACGTGTGCCGTTCGCTTTAATCTCGTTTGATcttgttttgattattttcagcttttatttcctttacaCTCCATGTTGTTTCGGTACACATCTACACTCagcttttgtttgcaattgCCTATGATGGTTCATTTGCTATGAGATGGCCGGCtagaattttgtttttcgtttccaCGTGCACTTTTCTAACCATTtcggtttcattttcttcaaacacgcacacaacaacacaaatatTAGCCCACAAGTGGTTTGATGTATATTGTGAAAGAAATGAAAGTGTAATTCACTAAGTTATTAAGGTGACGCTGTTTTTGGTGATACAGAAAGTTTACATTAAACATAAATTCATTGTTAGAAGCGTTGCAGATTAATTACTTCACATGCATTATTGCACAGTATTTTAAAAAAGATCATTTTGCGAACAAAACCgacaattaaataaaacagtaATTGTTGAATGAAAACAGGATCTGATCAAATCTACCTAAACTTTCCTGAATTTGACCACCATCGTTAAAGTTAGTAAACAGTACAGTACTAGCCATCGATCATCTATACTCCGTGATCATATCCCCTGATCTTATGCACTGTGGTATAGCTTTTTCGCTGATTTGTCTATCAAAGAATGGTTCTGAATTATTAATAGCATGTCAGcaaaatgcagaaaaaaaggaaaaatcggTATTTCATCTTCATCTAAAAATATACTTTCTGTTCATTActttaaattgttttgtatggtttagctttgttgtttgttactttatttgtttgtgttgtctTTCAATTGTTATTACTGTTCTGCTATTTTGGGTAAACCCCTCTGGGACGACTGTTTCCTAGTAATTTATCTTCTTT
This genomic interval from Anopheles merus strain MAF chromosome 3L, AmerM5.1, whole genome shotgun sequence contains the following:
- the LOC121599332 gene encoding uncharacterized protein LOC121599332 isoform X1; the encoded protein is MASPSCWRILTRRKVLSFDGSSEKLGRILNTFDLTALGVGATLGVGVYVLAGHVSKDQAGPSVVLSFLIAAAASFLAGLCYAEFGARVPKSGSAYIYSYVCIGEFMAFIIGWNLMLEYIIGSASVSRGLSLYIDTLANDTMKTRFLEVAPIEWDFMSSYFDFFAFTVAILLGIALAFGLKKSTMVNNAFTVLNLFIVLFVIIAGAIKADPENWRIKPENVSSLYNAGEGGFFPFGFEGTLRGAATCFFGFVGFDCIATTGEEVRNPRKAIPRAILCSLTIIFLAYFGVSTVLTLVWPYYKQDVNAPLPHVFNEIGWHFAKWIVAIGGIIGLVASLFGAMFPQPRIIYAMAQDRLIFRVLGEVSPRFKTPVFGTLCAAMLTGTLGGLFDLKALVNMLSIGTLMAYTVVAISILILRFSENPDPAIPSTSTRDPYESSNLLKARERVTGSAFFKQLFNLSCIRLPTNVSSSVVGVLVTIYCLLAIALSLTIFYAKDAIFYDMELWAWILFGVLLGLTLLVLLLISIQPRERADAPFRVPLVPLLPGISIFVNIYLMLMLDVYTWIRFGIWMGIGLVIYFTCVCCNKRAAKNPDVRVPHFPPVETTSEMGYRRNDDGEDDDHTADLENGSVTVTGSDLTVREHTNYPQQNGYYTQNLSTAISVETAEKEARMMELKPTLPTKEVVIAQTVLAAAGTVSEPEEEQRQMKQPRSNASTPKSSFDEIIPLSEETVRGFKEKVEPNGKVYFVTQEQESGEQRDKHKVMPLSSGESIEPVSITDEKETSRAIAFLDHILDDEDTLPSGEEGLSSGNYIPRTPNGDDESLASPVFREQSVIADIHRADDSIVEVQQEMAKADAEEPTSTSVNDHQPEEQKVVQDIKADSDKETQPPTIVIASEDGPTDVGTDKQKVKPRVMYIAGMGEDGAPAPKELTEEEQDYINFRAAEKERFMNRLSTLLVNPVKAPLKRLQQPDETRLEEEQDYSARQEATVSVPPTVPGISRSTSEPSFVLLRNKLSHSNSPQESETDEPEVDRVRSEYSSVVIPPAPKFDETLFNTIRAGSVIPGTPKSPIPAAPIFDPVLFNTLGKGKSQRASILPTEATQPTTGAVPTPAATPTEGQYYEVELKKLKPVPSSTTILVTTLKPRDEPTSPEPTSPSSSNPRDAFKSRLEKILLRGPLDATGRPKTLQPSMMAAVSEDNLQRPIGEQQPPASSTDSGLSMGSSSNSLAPATPRDAAKPRDESFRDRARGFDTAKKKQKLLFDDVLKSINPETRPSSIRNSVEHRVSFRNFKDGLRKTVPPKQFLPDA
- the LOC121599332 gene encoding cationic amino acid transporter 2-like isoform X2, producing the protein MASPSCWRILTRRKVLSFDGSSEKLGRILNTFDLTALGVGATLGVGVYVLAGHVSKDQAGPSVVLSFLIAAAASFLAGLCYAEFGARVPKSGSAYIYSYVCIGEFMAFIIGWNLMLEYIIGSASVSRGLSLYIDTLANDTMKTRFLEVAPIEWDFMSSYFDFFAFTVAILLGIALAFGLKKSTMVNNAFTVLNLFIVLFVIIAGAIKADPENWRIKPENVSSLYNAGEGGFFPFGFEGTLRGAATCFFGFVGFDCIATTGEEVRNPRKAIPRAILCSLTIIFLAYFGVSTVLTLVWPYYKQDVNAPLPHVFNEIGWHFAKWIVAIGGIIGLVASLFGAMFPQPRIIYAMAQDRLIFRVLGEVSPRFKTPVFGTLCAAMLTGTLGGLFDLKALVNMLSIGTLMAYTVVAISILILRFSENPDPAIPSTSTRDPYESSNLLKARERVTGSAFFKQLFNLSCIRLPTNVSSSVVGVLVTIYCLLAIALSLTIFYAKDAIFYDMELWAWILFGVLLGLTLLVLLLISIQPRERADAPFRVPLVPLLPGISIFVNIYLMLMLDVYTWIRFGIWMGIGLSLYAFYGFKNSYREVYASQFGWTKLKYVH